A single region of the Roseivivax sp. THAF197b genome encodes:
- a CDS encoding FGGY-family carbohydrate kinase codes for MTGNIAVIDIGKTNAKLALVERATLTEKAVLTRPNAVRPGPPWPHFDVDGHWDFLLEGLAQFHRAHGVDAISITTHGACAALLAADGTLAAPILDYEHSGPDELSAEYDAIRPDFAETGSPRLPLGLNIGAQLFWQFQTDPGLKARTQSIVTYPQYWAHRLTGVAATDVTSLGCHTDLWAPGQGRISSLVDRLGIAGKMAPPRQPSDVLGPILPEVAASTGLAPDTPVVCGIHDSNASLLPHVLGRDTPFSVVSTGTWVICMAMGGQGVTLDPAADTLINVNALGQPVPSARFMGGREHDLALQGATPGAVSVQDLDAVLDAEIMLLPALAPESGPFQGHSARWIGPEPAVGSGMRRAAVACYLALVTNHCLSEIGQAGPIMVEGPFARNREYLQMLGALADAPVIVSDSATGTSQGAALLLPGADSATRDDVAAEPADPARAARMRRYADSWAQLASQRADALMCTGASGA; via the coding sequence ATGACCGGGAATATCGCCGTCATAGACATCGGCAAGACCAACGCCAAATTGGCGCTGGTCGAGCGTGCAACCCTGACCGAAAAGGCGGTTCTCACCCGTCCCAACGCGGTCCGTCCCGGCCCGCCCTGGCCGCATTTCGACGTCGACGGCCATTGGGATTTCCTGTTGGAGGGGCTGGCCCAATTCCATCGCGCCCACGGGGTCGATGCAATTTCGATCACGACACATGGCGCCTGCGCGGCGCTTCTGGCTGCGGATGGCACGCTGGCCGCGCCGATCCTGGACTACGAGCATTCCGGCCCTGACGAATTGAGCGCCGAATACGACGCCATCCGCCCGGATTTTGCCGAGACGGGCTCTCCTCGGTTGCCGTTGGGGCTGAACATCGGCGCGCAGCTTTTCTGGCAGTTTCAGACCGATCCGGGCCTGAAGGCGCGCACGCAGAGCATTGTCACCTACCCGCAATACTGGGCGCACCGGCTGACCGGCGTGGCGGCGACGGATGTCACGTCTCTGGGGTGTCACACGGATCTCTGGGCGCCGGGGCAGGGACGGATTTCGTCCTTGGTGGACCGGCTGGGCATCGCCGGGAAGATGGCGCCCCCACGCCAGCCCTCGGACGTGCTGGGTCCGATCCTGCCGGAGGTGGCCGCGAGCACGGGGCTCGCCCCGGACACGCCCGTGGTCTGCGGCATCCACGACTCGAACGCCTCCCTTCTGCCGCATGTGCTGGGCCGCGATACGCCCTTTTCGGTTGTGTCGACCGGGACCTGGGTCATCTGCATGGCCATGGGCGGGCAGGGCGTTACACTCGATCCCGCCGCCGACACGCTGATCAATGTCAACGCCCTTGGCCAACCCGTGCCCTCGGCGCGCTTCATGGGCGGGCGGGAACACGATCTGGCGCTGCAGGGCGCGACGCCGGGTGCCGTGTCGGTGCAGGATCTGGATGCGGTTCTTGACGCCGAGATCATGCTCTTGCCTGCGCTTGCGCCCGAAAGCGGGCCTTTCCAGGGACATTCCGCGCGCTGGATTGGCCCGGAGCCTGCGGTCGGATCGGGAATGCGCAGGGCGGCGGTGGCCTGTTACCTCGCGCTGGTGACGAACCACTGTCTGTCCGAGATCGGACAGGCCGGGCCGATCATGGTCGAGGGGCCGTTTGCGCGGAACCGGGAGTATCTTCAGATGCTTGGCGCTTTGGCCGATGCGCCGGTCATAGTGTCGGACAGCGCGACCGGAACGAGCCAGGGGGCGGCGTTGCTGTTGCCCGGCGCTGACAGCGCGACACGGGACGATGTCGCCGCTGAGCCTGCGGACCCGGCGCGTGCCGCCCGTATGCGCCGCTATGCGGACAGCTGGGCGCAGCTTGCAAGCCAGCGGGCCGATGCGCTGATGTGCACTGGCGCGTCAGGCGCTTGA
- a CDS encoding alpha-L-rhamnosidase — MGLDLSAEMTARQASRAWTGEMIAPAHDAGEAGPSRCVATAFSISGAAQPVLHVSAQGFYRVFLNGTRVGDDLLTPGWTAYHDRIAYQSYDLSGLLQDGENRIEIWLGDGWYRSPVMSRDRNAPNVWGDRVGAIAEIEDSGAIVLKTDGSWRAGLTAVTRAGIYHGEDYDARLEDGACDEAVEVLPFDTAKLVPHEAPPVCTLAPFDPVESWQDNAGRTVYDFGQNVGGFVQITVSGAPGAEVFVEHSEVLGPNKEFDNRNYRKARGAYRYTLKGEGNETYAPMFTFMGYRYARVTVTGEAEIIEIRSVPITSIHEQAGGFTCAIPEVNRLVENTLWSQRANFIEVPTDCPQRDERMGWTGDAQVFAGTACWLGDVERFLKKYLRDVMFDQRENGAVPHFSPDPTYLTGTDADGEWAGSTGWGDVITIVPWQLYLHYGDEGVLRECFPAMVKWLDHLWSISDGPVIYPAGEWMVKGFTFGDWLQPIGDNRKPRPTIGDDCAATIYHFISTALTSKIAGILGKPEEAERLAARAEDIRAAFVHEFVAPSGRLAHNDQTSYALAILFDLLPPEHLEKAKFHFRRAIEDADYLIGTGFIGTPALLPALSKAGMNDLAEKVFLNRKVPGWLYQVERGATTIWERWDAIGEDGTIYEPSMNSYNHYAYGAVCQWLFEWVAGVMPQEDAPGFDRVALAPVILPELGHAASWHQCRHGRIEAGWEIADSRVRYTVTLPEGCEGVFAAQNYGHVTIDGTKTSGEAPTLGAGRHVIEFDL; from the coding sequence ATGGGATTGGATCTTTCGGCCGAGATGACCGCGCGCCAGGCGTCGCGCGCCTGGACTGGTGAGATGATCGCTCCTGCGCATGACGCGGGCGAGGCGGGGCCGTCGCGTTGCGTTGCGACCGCTTTTTCGATCAGCGGCGCAGCCCAGCCGGTGCTGCATGTCTCGGCTCAGGGCTTTTACCGCGTCTTCCTCAACGGCACACGGGTGGGCGACGATCTGCTCACGCCGGGGTGGACGGCCTATCACGACCGGATCGCCTATCAGTCCTACGACCTGTCCGGGCTTCTGCAGGACGGTGAGAACCGCATCGAGATCTGGCTCGGCGATGGCTGGTATCGGTCCCCGGTCATGTCGCGCGATCGCAACGCGCCCAATGTCTGGGGCGATCGCGTGGGCGCGATTGCCGAGATCGAGGATTCAGGCGCGATCGTGCTCAAGACGGATGGCAGCTGGCGCGCCGGGCTGACCGCCGTGACCCGTGCGGGCATCTACCACGGCGAGGATTATGACGCGCGTCTCGAAGACGGCGCCTGCGACGAGGCGGTTGAGGTGCTGCCGTTCGACACGGCCAAGCTGGTGCCGCATGAAGCGCCGCCGGTCTGCACGCTCGCTCCCTTCGATCCGGTCGAGAGTTGGCAGGATAATGCGGGCCGCACGGTCTACGATTTCGGACAGAATGTCGGCGGTTTCGTGCAGATCACCGTGTCGGGTGCGCCCGGAGCGGAGGTCTTTGTCGAGCATTCCGAAGTGCTGGGCCCTAACAAGGAATTCGACAACCGCAATTACCGCAAGGCACGCGGCGCCTATCGCTACACGCTTAAGGGCGAGGGCAATGAGACCTACGCGCCGATGTTCACCTTCATGGGCTACCGCTATGCCCGCGTGACTGTGACGGGCGAGGCAGAGATCATCGAGATCCGGTCGGTTCCGATTACGTCGATCCACGAACAGGCGGGCGGGTTCACCTGCGCCATCCCTGAAGTGAACCGTCTTGTCGAAAATACGCTCTGGTCGCAGCGCGCCAATTTCATCGAGGTTCCGACCGATTGCCCGCAGCGCGACGAGCGCATGGGCTGGACCGGGGATGCGCAGGTGTTTGCGGGCACGGCTTGTTGGCTCGGCGATGTGGAGCGGTTTCTGAAGAAGTACCTGCGCGACGTCATGTTCGATCAGCGTGAGAACGGCGCCGTGCCGCATTTCTCGCCCGATCCGACCTATCTGACAGGCACGGACGCCGATGGGGAATGGGCCGGTTCAACCGGGTGGGGGGACGTCATCACCATCGTGCCGTGGCAGCTTTATCTGCATTACGGCGATGAGGGCGTGCTGCGCGAATGTTTCCCGGCCATGGTGAAATGGCTCGATCATCTGTGGTCGATTTCGGACGGCCCGGTGATCTATCCGGCGGGCGAGTGGATGGTCAAAGGCTTCACGTTCGGAGACTGGCTGCAGCCCATCGGCGACAACCGGAAGCCGCGCCCGACCATCGGCGACGATTGCGCGGCGACAATCTACCACTTCATCTCGACCGCGCTTACCTCGAAGATCGCGGGGATCCTGGGCAAGCCCGAGGAGGCCGAGCGGCTCGCAGCGCGCGCAGAGGACATCCGCGCGGCCTTCGTCCACGAATTCGTAGCCCCCTCCGGCCGTCTGGCCCATAACGATCAAACGTCCTATGCGCTTGCGATCCTGTTCGATCTGTTGCCGCCCGAACATCTGGAAAAGGCCAAGTTCCATTTCCGCCGGGCCATCGAGGACGCGGATTACCTCATCGGCACCGGGTTCATTGGCACGCCCGCGCTTCTGCCTGCGCTGAGCAAGGCCGGCATGAACGATCTGGCGGAGAAGGTGTTTCTGAACCGCAAGGTGCCGGGCTGGCTTTATCAGGTAGAACGTGGCGCGACGACGATCTGGGAACGCTGGGACGCCATCGGCGAGGACGGCACGATCTACGAGCCGTCGATGAACAGCTACAACCACTATGCCTACGGGGCCGTGTGCCAGTGGCTGTTCGAATGGGTCGCGGGCGTGATGCCTCAGGAAGACGCGCCGGGTTTCGACCGCGTTGCGCTGGCGCCGGTCATCCTGCCGGAATTGGGGCATGCCGCATCCTGGCACCAGTGCCGCCATGGCCGGATCGAGGCCGGCTGGGAGATCGCGGATAGCCGCGTGCGCTACACCGTCACCCTTCCGGAAGGCTGCGAAGGCGTCTTTGCCGCGCAGAATTACGGTCACGTCACGATTGATGGGACAAAGACGTCCGGGGAGGCGCCGACGCTCGGTGCCGGGCGTCACGTCATTGAATTCGATCTCTGA
- a CDS encoding carbohydrate ABC transporter permease gives MTRRDYVVGILSMLVAFVIFVLPFLFVAINAVKSAADASELDFSLPEEWLFWQNLVAVVQARDYQLLLAYFNSIVITVGSVAILVVVGAMVGYILQRRPSKWSKVIYAFVLSGLMIPPAVVPTIWVLQEINLFKTLHGMILIQVAYGLGFTVLLYRAFISTIPRDLDEAALIDGAKPWQIFFRVILPLLKPVTVTVIVVQSITIFNDFTHPLYYLPGAENVTVQLTLYNFQSQFLSQMNLLFMNILLVTIPPLIVFIFFNRQIVAGMTSGAVKG, from the coding sequence ATGACACGCAGAGATTATGTGGTCGGCATCCTCTCGATGCTCGTGGCCTTCGTGATATTCGTCCTGCCGTTCCTGTTCGTCGCGATCAACGCCGTGAAATCTGCGGCAGACGCCTCTGAGTTGGACTTTTCGCTCCCCGAGGAGTGGCTGTTCTGGCAGAACCTCGTGGCGGTGGTGCAGGCGCGCGATTACCAGCTGCTTCTGGCGTACTTCAATTCGATCGTCATCACCGTGGGCTCTGTCGCGATCCTGGTCGTGGTGGGGGCGATGGTGGGCTACATCCTTCAGCGCCGTCCGTCGAAATGGAGCAAGGTGATCTATGCCTTCGTCTTGTCCGGTCTGATGATCCCGCCTGCCGTCGTGCCGACGATCTGGGTGTTGCAGGAAATCAATCTGTTCAAGACGTTACACGGCATGATCCTGATCCAGGTCGCCTACGGGCTGGGTTTCACCGTGCTTCTGTACCGCGCCTTCATCTCCACGATCCCGCGCGATCTGGACGAGGCCGCGTTGATCGACGGCGCAAAACCCTGGCAGATTTTCTTCCGGGTTATCCTGCCGCTTCTGAAGCCCGTGACGGTGACCGTGATCGTCGTGCAGTCGATCACCATCTTCAACGACTTCACCCACCCGCTCTATTATCTTCCCGGCGCCGAGAACGTGACCGTGCAGCTGACGCTCTACAACTTTCAGAGCCAGTTCCTGTCGCAGATGAACCTGTTGTTCATGAACATTCTGCTGGTCACGATTCCGCCGCTGATCGTCTTCATCTTCTTCAACCGCCAGATTGTCGCCGGCATGACCTCCGGCGCGGTGAAAGGATAA
- the rhaM gene encoding L-rhamnose mutarotase, with translation MEKYAFKMQLNPGCEAEYRRRHDEIWPELVALLHDTGVSDYSIHLDAETGLLFGVLWRRDDHGMDALPDHPVMRRWWAHMADIMATHSDNAPVATPLKTVFYMP, from the coding sequence ATGGAGAAATACGCGTTCAAGATGCAGCTCAACCCGGGCTGCGAGGCTGAATATCGTCGCCGCCACGATGAGATCTGGCCCGAGCTCGTGGCGTTGTTGCACGATACAGGCGTGTCGGATTACTCGATCCATCTCGATGCGGAGACGGGGCTTCTGTTCGGCGTGCTCTGGCGCCGGGACGATCACGGAATGGACGCGTTGCCGGACCATCCGGTGATGCGCAGATGGTGGGCGCATATGGCCGACATCATGGCGACCCATTCTGACAACGCGCCGGTGGCCACGCCGCTCAAGACAGTGTTTTACATGCCATGA
- a CDS encoding ABC transporter ATP-binding protein, with protein MARVVLKDVRKSYGEHEVIHGIDLTIEDGEFCVFVGPSGCGKSTLLRMISGLEEVTSGSIEIDGRDVTHAEPSDRGIAMVFQSYALYPHLTVAENIGFGLSLARKPKDEIRKRVEDTARILQLEHLLDRKPKALSGGQRQRVAIGRAIIRNPDVFLFDEPLSNLDAALRSQMRIELTDLHAEFKATMIYVTHDQVEAMTMADKIVVLNGGRIEQVGSPMELYDNPASEFVAGFIGSPKMNLYDGEAAAKMGCRTYGIRPEHLKLSDSDGKWKGAVRHVERLGADTIVHLETEALGPMIARVEGSRNFAPNDTVYASPVEGREVLFR; from the coding sequence ATGGCCCGTGTCGTTCTCAAGGATGTCCGAAAAAGCTATGGCGAACACGAGGTGATCCACGGCATCGACCTGACCATCGAGGATGGTGAGTTCTGCGTCTTCGTCGGCCCGTCGGGATGCGGCAAGTCCACGCTCCTGCGCATGATCTCGGGTCTGGAAGAGGTTACCTCCGGCAGTATCGAGATCGACGGGCGTGACGTGACCCATGCGGAACCTTCAGATCGTGGCATCGCGATGGTATTCCAGTCCTACGCGCTCTATCCGCATCTCACGGTTGCCGAGAATATCGGTTTCGGTCTGTCGCTCGCGCGCAAGCCCAAGGACGAAATCCGCAAACGGGTCGAGGACACGGCCAGGATCCTGCAGCTCGAGCATCTGCTCGACCGCAAGCCGAAGGCGTTGTCCGGCGGGCAACGTCAGCGCGTCGCCATCGGCCGCGCGATTATCCGCAATCCTGACGTGTTCCTGTTCGATGAACCCCTGTCCAATCTGGATGCCGCGCTCAGATCGCAAATGCGGATCGAGCTGACGGACCTGCATGCGGAGTTCAAGGCGACGATGATCTACGTCACCCATGACCAGGTCGAGGCGATGACAATGGCCGACAAGATCGTGGTGCTGAATGGCGGGCGGATCGAACAGGTCGGATCGCCGATGGAGCTCTATGACAACCCGGCCTCGGAATTCGTGGCGGGGTTCATCGGCAGTCCGAAGATGAACCTCTACGATGGTGAGGCCGCGGCCAAGATGGGGTGCAGGACCTACGGCATCCGTCCCGAGCATTTGAAGCTGTCAGACAGCGACGGCAAGTGGAAGGGGGCAGTCCGCCATGTGGAGCGGCTTGGCGCCGATACGATCGTGCACCTGGAGACCGAAGCGCTTGGTCCGATGATCGCGCGCGTCGAGGGCAGCCGCAATTTCGCGCCCAATGATACGGTCTATGCCTCGCCCGTTGAGGGGCGCGAGGTTCTGTTTCGGTAA
- a CDS encoding LacI family DNA-binding transcriptional regulator: MADQISKPEKRATIRTVAADAGVSVTAVSKVLNNAYGVSADMRAKVMNSVEKLGYRPSFAARGMRGATDTVGVLLVDMHNPFLADVVDGIKASLSAQGMRLMLSVGEAEMTVERSLIDGMIDMRMDGLILVAPRLSAEILAAYATQIPTVVIGHHEPSADRFDTVNCDDAQGARIAVRQLIATGRRDIWMLTAPSRAGGFEVFDLREKGYRDAMQEAGLEDHIRVIEARSITGEDTDTQLQMLRDLPKPGGIFCWSDIHAVPMLNTARKSGIRVPEDVAIVGFDNSTPAALPLVDLTSIDQHGFKLGQHAADALMSRIKGRAVAEHIDITPDLIRRSSA; the protein is encoded by the coding sequence ATGGCGGATCAAATTTCGAAACCGGAGAAGCGGGCCACGATCCGAACGGTCGCGGCAGACGCCGGCGTGTCGGTGACCGCGGTCTCGAAAGTCCTGAACAATGCCTATGGCGTCAGCGCTGATATGCGCGCCAAAGTCATGAATTCCGTGGAAAAACTTGGATACAGGCCAAGCTTCGCCGCGCGAGGCATGCGCGGCGCGACCGATACGGTCGGCGTCCTTCTGGTAGACATGCACAACCCGTTCCTTGCCGATGTGGTGGACGGGATCAAGGCAAGCCTGTCGGCGCAGGGCATGCGTCTCATGCTGTCCGTCGGCGAGGCGGAAATGACCGTCGAGCGGTCGCTGATCGACGGCATGATCGATATGCGGATGGACGGCCTCATCCTCGTGGCACCGCGTCTGTCGGCCGAAATTCTTGCCGCCTATGCCACGCAAATTCCCACGGTTGTGATCGGCCATCACGAACCCTCGGCGGACAGGTTCGACACGGTGAATTGCGACGATGCACAGGGCGCGCGAATCGCCGTGCGCCAACTCATCGCAACTGGTCGACGCGACATCTGGATGCTGACCGCGCCATCGCGCGCAGGCGGCTTCGAGGTCTTCGATCTGCGTGAGAAAGGGTATCGCGACGCCATGCAGGAAGCGGGACTTGAGGACCATATCCGCGTCATCGAGGCGCGCAGCATCACGGGCGAGGACACCGACACGCAATTGCAGATGCTGCGCGATCTGCCCAAACCGGGCGGGATCTTCTGCTGGAGCGACATCCACGCCGTTCCCATGCTCAACACCGCGCGCAAAAGCGGCATTCGCGTGCCCGAGGACGTGGCTATCGTCGGTTTCGACAACTCGACCCCAGCAGCTTTGCCGCTCGTGGATCTCACCTCGATCGACCAGCACGGCTTCAAGCTGGGCCAGCACGCAGCCGATGCCCTGATGTCCCGCATTAAGGGGCGCGCCGTGGCCGAGCATATCGACATCACGCCCGACCTGATCCGGCGCTCAAGCGCCTGA
- a CDS encoding ABC transporter permease, with translation MTDTARFIPDRLQSPLERRLKSWESLLLLVAICIFVANSFASPYFLNAWNLSDATFNFTEKAMIAFAMALLIISGEIDLSVAAIIALASTAMGAAVQMGAGVPVLVLVGLGTGLLCGAFNGFLVTRMGLPSIVVTIGTMSLFRGISYIVLGDQAYKGYPSDFAFFGQGYVFWVISFEFVLFALLAVIYGILLHKTNFGRTIYAIGNNPTGALFSGIRVARVKFILFLLTGLMSGVAAICLTSRLGSTRPSIGFGWELEIVTMVVLGGVNILGGSGSIPGVVIAAFVMGLVTFGLGLLNVPGIVMSIVIGALLIGVIALPRLWTMWRAKAAKG, from the coding sequence ATGACTGACACCGCACGTTTCATCCCCGACCGTCTGCAATCCCCGCTGGAGCGCCGGTTGAAAAGCTGGGAAAGCCTGCTGTTGCTGGTGGCGATCTGCATCTTCGTCGCCAACTCCTTCGCCTCGCCCTACTTTCTGAACGCGTGGAACCTTTCGGACGCGACCTTCAACTTCACCGAAAAGGCAATGATCGCCTTTGCCATGGCGCTGCTCATCATCTCGGGCGAGATCGATCTGAGCGTTGCAGCGATCATCGCGTTGGCCTCGACCGCCATGGGTGCGGCGGTGCAGATGGGGGCGGGCGTGCCGGTTCTTGTACTTGTGGGACTTGGGACCGGGCTTCTTTGCGGGGCATTCAACGGGTTTCTGGTGACCCGGATGGGGCTTCCGTCGATCGTGGTGACCATCGGCACCATGAGCCTGTTCCGCGGCATCAGTTACATCGTCCTCGGGGATCAGGCGTACAAGGGGTATCCGTCCGACTTTGCCTTTTTCGGGCAGGGCTATGTGTTCTGGGTGATTTCCTTCGAATTCGTCCTCTTCGCTCTGCTCGCGGTGATCTACGGCATCCTGCTGCACAAGACGAATTTCGGCCGCACGATCTATGCCATTGGTAACAACCCCACGGGTGCGCTGTTTTCCGGGATCCGCGTGGCGCGGGTGAAGTTCATCCTGTTCCTGCTGACCGGCCTCATGTCCGGCGTCGCGGCGATCTGTTTGACCTCGCGGCTGGGCTCCACCCGGCCTTCCATAGGTTTCGGTTGGGAGCTCGAGATTGTCACGATGGTGGTTCTGGGCGGGGTGAACATCCTGGGTGGATCGGGAAGCATACCGGGTGTCGTGATCGCGGCCTTCGTCATGGGGCTGGTGACCTTCGGTCTGGGTCTTCTGAACGTGCCTGGGATCGTCATGTCCATCGTCATAGGCGCGCTTCTGATCGGGGTCATCGCCCTGCCGCGGCTGTGGACGATGTGGCGCGCGAAGGCCGCAAAAGGGTAA
- a CDS encoding ABC transporter substrate-binding protein codes for MKSLGYTIAASSFALTVSSAAVNAQEVSMLVGSNPDTVAIAEALTAAYSANNPGVTFDIEIRPGGSEGDNLVKTRLATGEMADVFENNSGALLAALRPSLTLEPLNDLPNMDKLLESYTSTVSDADGNIYGVPWNMAVGGGIIYHRPTYEELGLEIPTTWDEFMANNAVIAEQTDKAPIIQTYRDTWTSQIVFLADYFNVQAAEPGFAEAFTANEAKFATTPAALRSFEKLQEIHDSGYLNEDYAAATYNDGLRMVASGEGVHYPMLTVGFNAIKQNHPELLQDVGIFAQPANSDANGLTVWMPDSYYMPKSGGNKETVRDFLNWVATPEGCETIVEAVGANGPFVVQGCTLPDDVLPGVAEMLPYFAEEGRTAPALEFLSPVKGPALEQITVEVGSGIRDAKSGAELYDRDVAKQAKQLGLPNW; via the coding sequence ATGAAATCCTTGGGATATACGATTGCAGCATCAAGCTTTGCGCTGACGGTTTCGTCAGCGGCGGTGAATGCGCAGGAAGTGTCGATGCTGGTCGGAAGCAACCCCGATACGGTCGCGATCGCAGAGGCGCTGACAGCCGCCTATTCCGCGAACAATCCCGGCGTGACCTTCGATATCGAGATCCGTCCCGGCGGCAGCGAGGGCGACAACCTCGTCAAGACGCGCCTTGCAACGGGTGAAATGGCCGACGTGTTCGAAAACAATTCCGGGGCCCTGCTGGCCGCGCTGCGCCCGAGCCTGACGCTCGAGCCGCTGAACGATCTGCCGAACATGGACAAGCTTCTCGAAAGCTACACCTCGACCGTGTCGGATGCTGACGGAAATATCTACGGTGTGCCGTGGAACATGGCTGTGGGCGGCGGGATCATCTATCATCGGCCCACCTACGAGGAACTCGGTCTCGAGATCCCGACCACCTGGGACGAATTCATGGCCAATAACGCCGTGATCGCCGAGCAGACCGACAAGGCGCCGATCATCCAGACCTATCGCGACACCTGGACCAGCCAGATCGTGTTCCTTGCCGATTACTTCAACGTGCAGGCCGCCGAGCCGGGTTTTGCCGAGGCCTTCACGGCCAACGAGGCAAAGTTCGCCACAACGCCTGCCGCGCTGCGCAGCTTCGAAAAGCTTCAGGAAATTCACGATTCCGGTTATCTGAACGAGGATTACGCTGCAGCCACCTACAATGACGGTCTGCGCATGGTCGCCAGCGGCGAGGGCGTGCATTACCCGATGCTGACGGTGGGCTTCAACGCCATCAAGCAGAACCATCCAGAGCTTCTGCAGGACGTGGGCATCTTCGCGCAGCCCGCGAATTCGGACGCGAATGGCCTGACTGTCTGGATGCCCGACAGCTATTACATGCCCAAAAGTGGCGGCAACAAGGAGACGGTGCGCGACTTCCTGAACTGGGTTGCCACGCCCGAGGGCTGCGAGACGATCGTCGAAGCCGTGGGCGCCAACGGTCCCTTTGTCGTTCAGGGCTGCACGCTGCCCGATGACGTGCTGCCCGGTGTCGCGGAGATGCTGCCCTACTTCGCTGAGGAAGGCCGCACCGCGCCTGCCCTGGAATTCCTGTCGCCCGTCAAGGGCCCGGCGCTCGAGCAGATCACCGTCGAGGTTGGTTCCGGCATCCGCGATGCGAAATCGGGTGCAGAACTCTATGACCGCGATGTGGCCAAACAGGCCAAACAGCTGGGTCTGCCCAACTGGTAA
- a CDS encoding carbohydrate ABC transporter permease encodes MTRRSPYPYWFVMPAAVIFTVLFLAPTALSFWFSLTNWDLFQASFIGLDNFYDFLSEPYLLRGLTNTLIFAIVTSGLKTVLGLLLAVQLTSGIFGQSLLRSVVFFPVLVSTIGVGLLFAEMMHPTDGAINVALSYIGIDGPGWLTNPSLALYSVALVDVWRGVGLATLIFIAGLAAISPEYYEAARIDGATRTQQFWRVTVPLVQPATNAVIILSLIGGLRLFDLIWAMTRGGPGFSSDVLASVIYKQYQSGFYGLSTAGNVILFALIAFIIAPLAWWLNRREVDQ; translated from the coding sequence ATGACGCGACGTTCTCCATATCCTTATTGGTTCGTGATGCCCGCAGCGGTGATCTTCACCGTGCTGTTTCTGGCTCCGACCGCGCTGTCTTTCTGGTTCAGTCTGACCAACTGGGATCTTTTCCAGGCCAGTTTCATCGGACTGGATAACTTCTACGATTTCCTGAGCGAGCCCTATCTTCTCAGAGGTCTGACCAACACGCTGATCTTTGCCATCGTGACCAGTGGCCTCAAGACGGTTCTGGGTCTTCTGTTGGCCGTGCAGCTCACTTCCGGGATTTTCGGGCAGTCGCTTTTGCGCTCCGTGGTGTTCTTTCCCGTGCTGGTGTCGACCATCGGCGTCGGACTTCTGTTTGCGGAAATGATGCATCCGACCGATGGCGCGATCAACGTGGCCTTGTCCTATATCGGGATCGACGGGCCCGGCTGGCTGACCAATCCGTCGCTGGCGCTCTATTCCGTAGCGCTCGTCGATGTCTGGCGCGGCGTGGGCCTTGCGACGCTGATTTTCATTGCCGGTCTGGCAGCCATCTCTCCCGAATACTATGAGGCTGCCCGGATCGACGGAGCCACGCGCACCCAGCAATTCTGGCGCGTGACCGTGCCACTCGTGCAGCCTGCGACCAACGCCGTGATCATCCTGTCGCTGATCGGTGGCCTGCGGCTGTTCGATCTGATCTGGGCGATGACCCGTGGCGGTCCCGGCTTCTCGTCCGATGTCCTGGCCAGCGTGATCTACAAGCAATACCAGTCGGGCTTTTACGGGCTTTCGACCGCAGGCAACGTGATCCTGTTCGCCTTGATCGCATTCATCATCGCGCCGCTGGCCTGGTGGTTGAACCGCCGGGAGGTCGATCAATGA